From the genome of Halostella litorea:
GCGGCGCTGCTGGGGACGCCCGCGATCCGCTCGAACTCGTGGGTCGGCGAGGACGACATGGGGAACTTCATCGAACTCGAGCGGCGCGACCTCGTCCGCAACCTGCGGTCGTTCGACGACGTGCTCGACGCGGCGACCGAACTGCTGGCCGACGAAGACGCTCCGGCGCGCTGGGCCGAGCGGCGCGCGCAGTTCATGGCCGAGACGGTGAACCTCACCGACGTGATCGTCGACGTGGCGACCGATCCGGGGTCGATCGACTCGGTCGCCGGCCTGTCGCGGCGCGGGACGGCCGACCTGTCCGAGTCGGCGGACGCGCGGCGGCTGCGGCGCGGCCGCGAGCGCGGCGGGCGGACGGAGTGAGAACGGGAACCCGCGTCAGCTGACGAGGTTGTAGGCGCTTTTCGCGAGCTTCATGCCGGTGCCGCTCGACTCGACGACGTAGTAGGGCCGCAGGTCCGCAGCGAACTTCGCCTTGTAGCGACAGAGCCGCTCGGTGTTCGCGCCGACCAGGTCGTACTGGTGGACCGAGTCGAGGTCCGGGTTCTCGACGATGTCCCGGATGATCCCCCAGTGGAGCAGCCCGTTGACGCCCGTCCCCTCGTACTCGGCGCGGGTGCCGCCCTGCCAGAAGTACGCCGCGTCGTTCGAGTACAGCGCGACGATGCCGCTGAGGAACTCGCCGTCCGGCGCGCGGGCGACGTACACCCGACAGCGGTCGCCCAGCGCGTCGACGAGGTCGCGCACGAACGGCCACGTGACCGGGAGCGACGAGTCGGTGTCCTCGTAGCGGTCCGCCGTCCGGTCGAACACCCGTTTCGCGGCCGTGCGCCCCTCGACGGAGAGTTCGACGTCGGACTCCCGGGCGTCCCGTATCTCCCGGCGGAGACTGCTGCTGAACGACCCCAGCACGTCGTCGAGCGAGCGGCCGTCGAGCGCGAGCCGGTAGGTGAAGGCGGTGTCGAGCGAGAGGTCGGCCCACTCGAACGGCCGCGGGTCGCCGTAGTCGGGCGCGGTGACGGTCCGGAACAGCGTGTTCGACGCGTCGGCGTCGAGTTCGTCGATGACCCCCTCGGCGAACCGGCGGTTCAGCTTCTCGCGCTTGCGC
Proteins encoded in this window:
- a CDS encoding GNAT family N-acetyltransferase, with product MNIEPLSLDDWADALPSDGFEVFHTPEALRTIDDHTTADMRLLGGFKGQQPVALFPAFVRHGPVGRAVTSPPPSMSVPHMGPVLMPNSPKRRKREKLNRRFAEGVIDELDADASNTLFRTVTAPDYGDPRPFEWADLSLDTAFTYRLALDGRSLDDVLGSFSSSLRREIRDARESDVELSVEGRTAAKRVFDRTADRYEDTDSSLPVTWPFVRDLVDALGDRCRVYVARAPDGEFLSGIVALYSNDAAYFWQGGTRAEYEGTGVNGLLHWGIIRDIVENPDLDSVHQYDLVGANTERLCRYKAKFAADLRPYYVVESSGTGMKLAKSAYNLVS